A single window of Nicotiana sylvestris chromosome 5, ASM39365v2, whole genome shotgun sequence DNA harbors:
- the LOC104227127 gene encoding uncharacterized protein, with the protein MHEFSTVDGFVEITESLADMIKFIANEPAAGLIYIQQHTQKAVPNLINLNNNVEEKSRQLTLHTADSEDSIIIVRSMKESGFPIANEMIKDLRHSLAVMSAKQPKRGFMSRPSSSFRIGRTISWNPATWDHNTGTEQDGERNAGYISNVFRSAKEKASSFKWPQLESIESGSKAAKNEASLSDKDEQPVACSNDALSKPDASSCSRGQR; encoded by the coding sequence ATGCATGAATTTTCCACAGTGGATGGCTTTGTAGAGATAACCGAATCCTTGGCCGACATGATAAAGTTCATTGCAAATGAGCCTGCGGCGGGGCTTATCTACATTCAACAGCATACCCAAAAAGCAGTGCCTAACCTTATTAATCTCAATAACAATGTTGAGGAGAAATCTCGTCAACTGACTTTGCACACGGCGGATTCAGAAGATTCTATCATCATTGTCAGGTCAATGAAAGAGTCTGGCTTTCCAATTGCTAATGAAATGATTAAAGATCTCAGACATTCTCTAGCTGTCATGTCCGCAAAGCAGCCCAAAAGAGGATTTATGAGTAGACCAAGTTCAAGTTTCCGGATAGGGAGAACTATCTCTTGGAATCCTGCTACTTGGGATCATAACACAGGTACAGAACAAGATGGTGAGAGGAATGCTGGTTATATTTCAAACGTTTTCAGGTCGGCAAAAGAAAAAGCTAGTAGCTTCAAGTGGCCTCAGTTGGAGTCGATAGAATCTGGTTCTAAAGCAGCCAAGAATGAAGCATCTTTGTCAGACAAAGATGAGCAACCTGTGGCCTGTTCTAATGATGCGCTCTCAAAGCCAGATGCCAGCTCTTGCTCGAGAGGACAAAGATGA